A region of Luteitalea sp. DNA encodes the following proteins:
- a CDS encoding helix-turn-helix domain-containing protein, which yields MHSGPEQFKDWLRRRGFNQADAARYLEYDQPFISQLLSGARSPGLKNAIHLERLTGIPVEAWTANDLDESAVTMPRDSRTRAS from the coding sequence ATGCACTCAGGGCCAGAACAATTCAAGGATTGGTTACGGCGTCGTGGTTTCAACCAAGCCGATGCGGCCAGGTATCTCGAATACGATCAGCCGTTCATCTCACAACTCCTGAGTGGCGCGCGATCGCCGGGACTCAAGAACGCGATTCACCTTGAGCGCCTGACGGGGATTCCCGTTGAGGCGTGGACGGCAAACGATCTTGACGAATCTGCCGTGACCATGCCTCGTGATAGTCGAACACGCGCGTCTTAA
- a CDS encoding lysozyme yields MTLQERDALVSQLVLHEGLKRRPYRCTAGKLTVGIGRNLEDRDLSDAAITLLVTEDIDECEADLADHFAWFSKLDSIRQRALLDLRFNLGPSRFRGFRKMLTALEAGDYGEAAAQMVDSDWATQVQRSRVTRLVAMLRTGQAA; encoded by the coding sequence GTGACGCTACAGGAACGTGATGCGCTGGTCTCGCAGCTGGTGCTCCATGAAGGGCTGAAGCGCCGTCCATACCGCTGCACCGCTGGCAAGCTCACCGTGGGTATCGGGCGGAACCTCGAAGACCGGGACCTGTCGGACGCCGCGATCACCCTGCTGGTCACGGAAGACATCGACGAGTGCGAAGCGGATCTCGCAGACCACTTCGCGTGGTTTTCGAAGCTCGATTCGATCCGCCAGCGAGCGCTGCTCGATCTGCGCTTCAACCTGGGGCCGAGCCGCTTCCGGGGCTTCCGCAAGATGCTGACGGCGCTGGAGGCTGGCGACTACGGGGAGGCGGCCGCGCAGATGGTCGATAGCGACTGGGCCACGCAGGTCCAACGCTCCCGGGTGACGCGGCTGGTGGCGATGCTCCGGACGGGACAGGCGGCATGA
- a CDS encoding phage major capsid protein translates to MADVNLGQVAATVWEKVIGTKPNDNIFTSFALFKALGKDGFKESAAGGRLFEFTLEYNENSTFKSYGELETLDTTRIDVFDAARYDWKINAGTVVFSDLEELRAAGEGKIDLTASKMENARNSHMATMNRQCFSDGAGNGGKDIEGLTKIISETPTTGTVGGINRATFSFWRNKAADGGQTSADFDNLRSALTSVYNQCSRGGLTETPTAVITSRTVMEGLEGTVVAVERYEKPSATPRGFSVGFKNAAFMFKDAEVFYDEDCSPSDSAYLVNPKFLKFVYLKGAWMKLKPRVEPANQLAVVSRLFTIGNLATNNSRRLGVVFDIS, encoded by the coding sequence ATGGCAGACGTAAATCTTGGGCAAGTCGCCGCGACCGTCTGGGAAAAGGTCATCGGCACGAAGCCGAATGACAACATCTTCACATCGTTCGCGCTGTTTAAGGCGCTGGGGAAGGACGGATTCAAGGAATCCGCCGCTGGCGGCCGACTCTTCGAGTTCACGCTCGAATACAACGAGAACTCGACGTTCAAGTCGTACGGCGAGCTGGAAACACTCGATACCACGCGTATCGACGTGTTCGACGCCGCGCGCTATGACTGGAAGATCAACGCCGGCACCGTCGTGTTCTCGGATCTCGAGGAACTGCGGGCGGCGGGCGAAGGCAAGATCGACCTGACGGCGTCGAAGATGGAGAACGCGCGGAACTCGCACATGGCGACGATGAATCGCCAGTGCTTTTCTGATGGCGCTGGCAACGGCGGGAAGGACATCGAGGGGCTGACGAAGATCATCTCCGAGACGCCCACCACCGGCACGGTTGGCGGGATCAACCGCGCCACGTTCAGTTTCTGGCGCAATAAGGCGGCCGACGGCGGCCAGACCTCCGCGGACTTCGACAACCTGCGGTCGGCGCTGACGAGTGTCTACAACCAGTGCTCGCGCGGCGGCCTCACGGAGACGCCCACCGCCGTCATCACCTCGCGGACGGTGATGGAGGGGCTGGAGGGGACGGTCGTGGCGGTCGAGCGGTATGAGAAGCCGAGTGCGACACCGCGCGGGTTCTCGGTCGGGTTCAAGAACGCCGCGTTCATGTTCAAGGATGCCGAAGTGTTCTACGACGAGGATTGCTCGCCGTCGGACTCGGCGTACTTGGTCAATCCGAAGTTCCTGAAGTTCGTCTATCTCAAGGGCGCGTGGATGAAGCTCAAGCCGCGCGTCGAGCCAGCGAACCAGCTCGCGGTCGTGTCGCGGCTGTTCACCATAGGGAACCTCGCCACCAATAACTCACGGCGCCTGGGCGTCGTGTTCGACATTAGCTGA
- a CDS encoding methyltransferase domain-containing protein, which translates to MDRCAGRSVPRCVPPRRARSRGAWGSLVPARQEEHLIDLLPDVPDVVLHVADLAVVAVQPAVEREQPAQCADPDGHDGHDRCCLFNHLVSRGILRPSWPSRSSYSWLPRARSWCFPAVPPATDPSIRPDACPACAAISVTTAPDWPLAGRLVAYRCDSCDLLFSWPQPTPEHLADFYSPTGGWGQTHADRFEAATHKTKGAAGRALIARIDALVPDTARRVLDFGCGTGRWLNAFADAGWQTWGIEPATDVAFARHARVDAIPDDGRFECVLAYHVLEHLPRPLDALRQFAAALRPGGVCVVSVPRLDTVDVHQDRTYCLNGRAHLVAYSEACLRDLFQRAGFTRVIDAHDLDGLFTQGRPVRMRLIAQREGHRA; encoded by the coding sequence CTGGATCGATGTGCCGGGCGATCAGTTCCTCGATGCGTGCCACCGAGGCGAGCGCGATCACGCGGTGCATGGGGGTCACTGGTCCCCGCGCGACAAGAAGAGCACTTGATCGATCTTTTGCCTGATGTACCTGATGTCGTCCTTCACGTCGCGGATCTCGCGGTCGTGGCCGTTCAGCCGGCCGTGGAGCGAGAACAGCCAGCCCAGTGCGCCGACCCCGATGGCCACGATGGCCATGACCGCTGCTGCCTGTTCAATCACCTGGTCTCCCGTGGTATTCTTCGCCCTTCATGGCCGTCCCGGTCTTCGTACTCCTGGCTGCCGCGGGCCCGTTCCTGGTGCTTCCCTGCTGTGCCCCCCGCGACTGACCCGTCCATCCGTCCTGACGCCTGTCCGGCCTGCGCGGCCATCAGCGTGACCACCGCGCCGGACTGGCCATTAGCCGGTCGCCTGGTCGCGTATCGCTGCGACTCATGCGACCTGCTGTTCTCGTGGCCACAGCCCACGCCTGAGCACCTCGCCGACTTCTACAGTCCGACCGGCGGATGGGGACAGACGCATGCCGACCGATTCGAGGCCGCGACACACAAAACCAAGGGCGCGGCCGGCCGCGCGCTGATCGCACGCATCGACGCCCTCGTGCCAGACACCGCTCGGCGCGTGCTCGACTTCGGCTGCGGCACCGGCCGCTGGCTGAATGCCTTTGCTGATGCGGGGTGGCAGACGTGGGGCATCGAGCCCGCCACCGATGTGGCCTTTGCGCGGCACGCCCGCGTGGACGCGATTCCCGATGACGGCCGCTTCGAATGCGTCCTCGCCTACCATGTGCTTGAGCATCTGCCCCGGCCGCTGGACGCGCTCCGGCAGTTCGCTGCCGCGCTGCGGCCTGGTGGCGTGTGCGTCGTCAGCGTGCCGCGACTTGACACCGTGGACGTCCATCAGGACCGTACCTATTGCCTGAATGGGCGCGCCCATCTGGTGGCGTACTCCGAAGCCTGTCTCCGCGATCTGTTTCAGCGTGCCGGCTTCACCCGCGTGATCGACGCGCACGACCTGGACGGGTTGTTCACTCAGGGGCGCCCAGTACGGATGCGCCTGATCGCGCAGCGCGAGGGCCATCGTGCGTGA